One Psychrobacillus glaciei genomic region harbors:
- a CDS encoding non-ribosomal peptide synthetase encodes MKEIEELSQEQKKLLELHLLRKEENDLSELIKRNERDKYPLSFSQQRLWLIDQLLDNKSVYNVPVLWELEGDLNRDLLNQSINDVVSRHESLRTSFSQIGDRVEQKIESSLNIYIPEYDFCDLPEDIKDIKVQDLMEEELKKSFDLKKAPLIRGIIIKKECAKYLLLLNLHHAITDGKSMTILMKEIASYYNSYRSNEEINETNLPIQYGDFSLWQKDWLENGQLNKQLTYWKEKLKGELPVIQLPTDYKRSSIPTYNGATLPFSLSKEMVDGIKKISMNEGVTPYMFLLSIYKILLYRYTNIEDIIVGTPISNRNQKETEHLIGLFINTLVLRTGIRGDLKFLDLLKMIRKTTLEAFENQDIPFEKLVEEISPEQRGASPFFQVAFTYQSHSASLLNIEGLKVKRLPLNSKISKFELTLAIAETTDGINAVFEYNTDLFALETINRMKNHFLMILNEIIKNPEKEISSLNMLTNLEVNEILVDWNSTKVELTSESSIHKYIEKNAQNTPELLAIVTDTNSITYKELNDKSNQLARYLVKLGIKENDPVLVYLDRDIDMIISFLAILKAGGAYIPTDSIFPPERINKIALDASVKVVISQKKNLNFLFREHVKNIFMDSIDDVIAEESTLDIQIDYNLNSLAYIIFTSGSTGEPKGVKVPHLGLKNLVQWTIETFNIRKGERSSQYFRSAFDGSVWEIWTHLTAGSTIYFCNEDIRLNPIEIKEWLVKNKINFAIFPPTIVKELTSLRWSGEKDLRYIFTGSDRVYESDMNDIPFKIINAYGPTEASVISTYSLIEANKPPHIGKPIYNTQIFILDPSMNPVPIGVPGEIYISGHGLAQGYLNRKDTTKETFINHTFKLLNRNFRLYKTGDIAKYLPDGNIEFIGRKDNQVKIRGYRIELGEIETILSDYQNIKESLVLVKEENFSKQLVAFCVLSHKPLAVDEQTILSYLKTYLPDYMIPTSITLVDSWPLTANGKIDRKCLLQMLENKEITKQYTKPKTSVEKNLYKIWSQILGKENFGINDDFFQIGGHSLLLAKVKMEIYSKYKIEVPLKKLFEFTTIVELAKEISNSDSSKKLGTIKKSSIKKTMLPASFAQKRLWFLDNLIDEKSLYNTPLILNLSGNLDPVALSNSIEQVINRHESLRTTFVEHNTDVLQVISSETSFDLTVHDLSILEEVALAQNYLELLETEIHHSFDLEKGPLIRACLIRKTSQDHVLLVNMHHAITDGWSMDIFVRELNAFYEKHTAGKSLDLPELPIQYGDYATWQKDWLKEKVLANQLAYWKEQLRGELPVLQLPMDRQRPAKQTFNGNKQSIVISTELVQALKALNQKAGTTSFMTLLAAFKVLLHRYSGQNDLLVGTPISNRNKQEIENLIGFFVNTLVIRTEINKDFSFMELLKQVRETALEAYTHQDVPFERVVEEIQPARSLSHSPLFQTMFSYHNTSGAETKIGDLEVQYLQVQSKITKEELIVGISESNKRLTVSFEYNTDLFNEETIDRMLTSFHLILQDVVEKPEALIGDLEILSKEENDRIVQEWNQTEDKYPSSDTLHQLFEKQVEQSPDAPAVVFGNQSLTYSELNNRANRLFYYLQKEKSTTPKAIGIYLERGIESIVSQLAILKLGCAYVPLDPSYPDNRISYMIENSNLQSVITLEKYQNNLSHLNLVVYLIDKEQSLICQESSENFATTSMAKDLAYIIYTSGSTGKPKGVMVPHENVVNLVNWQKAQYDLHEGRKVTHLSNPAFDASIWEIYPTLCTGATLYIVEEEKKIVPEDLKTWLLEKEINVSFIPTPLIEPLVELKWPKRHSLNFVLTGGDQLRLSKEIQLPFTLVNHYGPTETTVLATAGVVKSKDRASIFPDIGKPISNTQTYVLDKSLNITPVGVTGELYIGGAGVALGYMENNEQTHKHFVSNPFTSDKESRLYKTGDLVKYLPDGRIQFVGRSDNQVSMRGYRVELGEIESVLNRIPTIQHAKVISIRSILVAYIVTKKNISIENKRNSYKEHLKSILPEYMLPKTYIELNAIPLTKNGKSDTFALEKLFEEEKVKKQEQSKKEKPKNEIQKKLVKIWSELLGNQNINLEDNFFELGGDSILSLRVVSKSKEEKIFFTVRDLFANQTILELSKIVMTENPYEIAQKQVTGNVMLTPIQKWFFENSVYKNHFNMAHILEVEKNVTNEMVENAFQFLVNHHDSLRTVFEKEQSNISLKPNFNFHYEKLDEILESNYKAYITKKADSMQAAMNIGKGPLIQIGYFETTQQTNNYLFIAIHHLIVDAVSWRIILEDIENLLKLQINRKDLYLPEKTTSYKEWSQFLHSHSKEFYNQEVEFWKKQNSNQDFPIDFQVGENTFESIQKINKKIDLNELFDLITETKKFSLQEILITALVKTIGDYTRFDNVLLNLESHGREEVLTNIDLSRTVGWFTSMYPLSFDSIINVLIVDLLVKVKSELEIVPNKGIGFGILKYLMKKEGRKNQLNTLKNPQISFNYFGNQEQSMISKRIIKKSNLYSNNIVNPNELRSHFIDISCQVNQKILTIEWVYSKNLHDYKTIKNLAELFENNLESLKQKLK; translated from the coding sequence TTGAAAGAAATCGAAGAATTATCTCAGGAGCAAAAGAAGTTATTAGAATTACATTTATTAAGAAAAGAAGAGAATGACTTAAGCGAACTAATCAAGAGAAATGAGAGAGATAAATATCCTCTCTCTTTCTCTCAACAAAGACTTTGGTTAATTGATCAGTTACTTGATAATAAATCAGTTTATAATGTGCCTGTACTCTGGGAATTAGAAGGAGACTTAAATAGAGATTTATTAAACCAAAGCATTAATGATGTAGTTTCTCGCCATGAATCTTTAAGAACTTCCTTTAGTCAAATTGGCGATAGAGTAGAGCAAAAAATAGAGAGTAGTTTAAATATTTATATTCCAGAATATGACTTCTGCGATCTTCCTGAAGATATTAAAGATATAAAAGTACAAGACTTGATGGAAGAAGAATTAAAAAAATCATTTGATTTAAAGAAGGCTCCTTTAATTAGAGGAATTATCATTAAAAAGGAATGTGCTAAGTATTTGCTCTTATTAAACTTACATCATGCAATAACAGATGGAAAATCAATGACAATTTTGATGAAGGAAATTGCATCTTATTATAATTCTTATCGAAGTAACGAAGAGATTAATGAAACGAATCTTCCTATACAGTATGGAGACTTTTCTTTATGGCAAAAAGATTGGTTAGAAAATGGCCAGTTAAATAAGCAGCTAACTTATTGGAAAGAAAAACTAAAAGGAGAATTACCAGTAATTCAGCTCCCTACTGACTATAAACGTTCTTCTATTCCAACTTATAATGGGGCTACATTACCATTCTCCTTATCAAAAGAAATGGTTGATGGAATTAAAAAGATAAGTATGAATGAAGGCGTTACCCCATATATGTTTTTACTTTCTATCTATAAGATCTTGCTCTATAGATATACCAATATTGAAGATATTATTGTTGGAACTCCAATTTCAAATCGGAACCAAAAGGAAACAGAGCATCTTATCGGACTATTTATTAATACTTTGGTTCTTAGAACAGGTATTAGAGGAGATTTGAAATTTCTGGATTTGTTGAAAATGATAAGAAAAACAACTTTAGAAGCATTCGAGAATCAAGATATTCCTTTTGAAAAATTAGTAGAAGAAATCTCCCCGGAGCAAAGAGGAGCATCTCCTTTTTTTCAAGTTGCTTTTACATATCAAAGTCATTCAGCTAGTCTATTAAATATTGAAGGCTTAAAAGTAAAAAGGCTTCCTTTAAACAGTAAAATTTCAAAGTTTGAATTAACTCTTGCGATTGCAGAAACTACTGATGGAATAAATGCAGTATTTGAATATAATACAGATTTATTTGCACTTGAAACGATTAATAGAATGAAAAATCATTTTTTAATGATTTTAAATGAAATTATAAAAAATCCAGAAAAAGAAATTTCGAGTTTAAATATGCTAACAAACTTGGAAGTAAATGAAATTTTAGTTGACTGGAATAGCACAAAAGTAGAATTAACTTCAGAAAGCAGTATTCATAAATATATTGAGAAAAATGCACAAAATACTCCTGAGCTACTTGCTATTGTTACTGATACTAATTCTATAACATATAAAGAACTTAATGATAAATCTAACCAATTAGCTAGGTACTTAGTAAAATTGGGAATTAAAGAAAATGATCCTGTGCTTGTATATCTAGATAGAGATATAGATATGATTATTAGTTTTTTAGCTATTTTAAAAGCTGGGGGGGCTTATATACCGACAGATTCAATATTTCCTCCCGAAAGGATTAATAAAATTGCACTAGATGCTTCTGTAAAAGTTGTGATTTCACAAAAGAAAAATTTGAATTTCTTATTCCGAGAACATGTAAAGAATATCTTTATGGATTCTATAGATGATGTAATTGCTGAAGAAAGTACTTTGGACATACAAATAGATTATAACTTAAATTCATTAGCTTATATAATTTTCACTTCGGGATCTACTGGCGAACCTAAAGGAGTTAAGGTTCCACATCTCGGTTTAAAAAACTTAGTTCAATGGACAATAGAGACATTTAATATTAGAAAAGGAGAAAGAAGCTCTCAATATTTTAGATCCGCCTTTGATGGATCAGTTTGGGAAATATGGACTCATTTAACAGCAGGGAGTACCATATATTTTTGTAACGAAGATATACGGTTAAATCCAATAGAAATTAAAGAATGGCTTGTGAAAAACAAAATTAACTTTGCTATATTTCCTCCCACGATAGTTAAGGAACTCACATCTTTAAGGTGGAGTGGAGAAAAGGATTTAAGGTATATTTTCACAGGCAGTGATAGGGTCTACGAGTCGGATATGAATGATATACCTTTTAAAATAATTAATGCCTATGGTCCTACAGAAGCTTCTGTAATTTCTACTTATTCTCTTATAGAAGCTAATAAGCCGCCTCATATAGGAAAACCTATCTATAATACACAAATATTTATTTTAGACCCTTCTATGAATCCTGTTCCCATAGGTGTGCCTGGTGAAATATATATTAGTGGCCATGGTTTGGCACAAGGTTATCTAAATAGAAAAGATACTACTAAAGAAACGTTTATTAACCATACTTTTAAATTATTAAATAGAAATTTTCGTTTGTATAAAACTGGTGATATCGCAAAATATTTACCAGATGGAAACATCGAATTTATTGGAAGAAAAGATAATCAAGTAAAAATTAGAGGATACCGTATAGAATTGGGAGAAATAGAGACAATTCTTTCTGACTATCAAAATATAAAAGAATCCTTAGTTCTAGTAAAAGAAGAAAACTTTAGTAAACAATTGGTAGCGTTTTGTGTTCTTTCTCATAAACCATTAGCTGTTGATGAACAAACCATATTGAGCTATTTGAAAACTTACTTACCGGATTATATGATTCCTACATCTATTACTTTAGTAGACTCATGGCCTTTAACTGCTAATGGAAAAATCGATAGGAAATGTCTCCTGCAAATGCTTGAAAATAAGGAAATAACAAAACAATATACCAAGCCAAAGACTTCAGTTGAAAAAAATCTTTATAAAATATGGAGTCAAATTCTCGGAAAGGAAAACTTCGGAATAAATGATGATTTTTTCCAAATTGGAGGGCATTCGCTTTTGTTAGCGAAAGTTAAAATGGAAATTTATTCAAAATACAAAATAGAAGTTCCTTTAAAAAAATTATTTGAATTTACAACAATTGTAGAGCTAGCAAAAGAAATATCAAACTCTGATTCTTCAAAAAAACTAGGAACTATTAAAAAATCTAGTATAAAAAAAACCATGCTGCCTGCTTCTTTTGCGCAAAAAAGACTTTGGTTTTTAGATAACTTAATAGATGAAAAATCATTATATAATACTCCGTTGATACTGAATTTGTCTGGAAATCTAGATCCAGTGGCATTATCTAATTCGATTGAGCAAGTAATAAACCGTCATGAATCACTAAGAACTACATTTGTTGAACACAATACTGACGTGCTTCAAGTAATTAGTTCTGAAACCAGCTTTGATTTGACTGTTCATGATTTATCTATATTAGAAGAAGTGGCGCTGGCTCAAAACTATCTAGAACTTTTGGAAACGGAGATCCATCATTCCTTTGATTTAGAAAAAGGACCTTTAATTAGAGCTTGTCTTATTCGTAAAACTTCTCAAGACCATGTCTTATTAGTAAACATGCATCATGCAATTACCGACGGATGGTCTATGGATATATTTGTAAGAGAGCTAAACGCGTTTTATGAAAAGCATACAGCAGGTAAATCTCTTGATTTACCTGAACTGCCAATTCAGTATGGGGATTATGCCACCTGGCAAAAAGATTGGTTAAAAGAAAAAGTGTTAGCCAACCAATTAGCCTATTGGAAAGAGCAGTTAAGAGGTGAATTGCCCGTATTACAATTGCCAATGGATCGTCAGAGACCGGCAAAACAAACCTTCAATGGCAATAAGCAAAGTATTGTGATATCAACTGAGTTGGTTCAAGCACTTAAGGCATTAAATCAAAAAGCTGGGACCACATCATTTATGACGCTATTAGCAGCGTTTAAAGTATTGTTACATCGTTATTCCGGACAAAATGACCTTTTAGTAGGTACTCCTATATCTAATCGAAATAAACAAGAGATAGAAAATCTTATTGGTTTCTTTGTAAATACTTTAGTGATTCGCACGGAAATAAATAAAGATTTCTCATTTATGGAACTATTAAAGCAAGTTCGAGAAACAGCTTTAGAAGCGTATACACATCAAGACGTACCATTTGAAAGAGTTGTTGAAGAAATACAACCAGCTCGCTCACTGAGCCATTCTCCGTTGTTTCAAACTATGTTTTCTTATCACAACACTTCAGGAGCAGAAACGAAAATTGGAGACTTGGAGGTACAATACCTCCAAGTGCAAAGTAAAATTACTAAAGAAGAACTTATTGTTGGTATAAGCGAAAGCAATAAAAGATTGACTGTTAGTTTCGAATACAATACCGATTTATTCAATGAAGAAACTATCGATAGAATGCTTACGAGTTTTCATCTAATCCTTCAGGATGTTGTGGAAAAGCCGGAGGCTTTGATCGGCGACTTAGAAATCTTAAGTAAAGAAGAAAATGATCGAATTGTCCAAGAGTGGAATCAAACAGAGGATAAGTATCCATCAAGCGATACTCTCCATCAATTATTCGAAAAGCAAGTCGAACAATCTCCGGATGCACCGGCCGTAGTTTTTGGGAATCAGTCATTGACTTATTCTGAGTTAAACAACCGTGCTAATCGATTATTTTATTATTTGCAAAAAGAAAAATCAACAACACCTAAAGCAATCGGAATATATTTGGAAAGAGGAATAGAATCTATAGTTTCTCAATTGGCAATACTAAAACTTGGTTGTGCTTACGTGCCACTGGATCCAAGTTATCCTGATAATCGTATATCTTACATGATTGAAAATTCAAACTTGCAATCAGTTATTACATTAGAGAAATATCAAAATAACTTAAGTCATCTAAACCTGGTTGTTTATTTAATTGATAAAGAGCAATCTTTGATATGTCAAGAGTCTTCTGAGAACTTTGCAACTACGTCTATGGCTAAAGACTTGGCTTATATTATTTATACTTCGGGTTCTACTGGAAAGCCTAAAGGTGTGATGGTTCCTCATGAAAATGTCGTCAATTTAGTTAATTGGCAAAAAGCTCAATACGATTTACATGAAGGCCGTAAAGTAACCCATCTTTCTAACCCTGCATTTGATGCGTCCATTTGGGAAATTTACCCTACTCTATGTACTGGAGCTACTTTGTATATCGTGGAAGAGGAAAAGAAGATAGTTCCTGAAGACTTAAAAACATGGTTATTAGAAAAAGAAATAAATGTTTCATTTATACCTACCCCTTTAATAGAGCCTCTAGTAGAACTCAAGTGGCCAAAGAGACATTCATTGAATTTTGTATTAACCGGGGGAGATCAATTACGGTTATCTAAAGAAATACAACTGCCGTTTACTTTAGTAAACCACTATGGCCCGACTGAAACTACTGTTTTAGCAACTGCTGGAGTAGTGAAATCAAAAGATAGAGCATCGATTTTCCCTGATATCGGAAAACCTATTTCCAATACCCAAACTTATGTCTTGGATAAAAGTTTAAATATAACACCTGTAGGTGTTACTGGTGAATTGTACATCGGCGGTGCTGGAGTAGCTTTGGGATATATGGAAAATAATGAACAGACGCATAAACACTTTGTTTCAAATCCATTTACTTCGGATAAAGAAAGTCGACTGTATAAAACGGGGGATTTAGTAAAGTACTTGCCTGATGGCCGAATTCAATTTGTCGGCAGAAGCGACAATCAAGTGAGCATGCGGGGGTATCGCGTTGAACTTGGAGAAATTGAGTCTGTTTTAAATCGAATTCCTACCATACAACACGCAAAAGTGATATCTATAAGATCAATTCTTGTGGCTTATATAGTTACTAAAAAAAATATAAGTATAGAAAATAAAAGAAATAGTTATAAAGAACATTTAAAAAGTATTTTACCAGAATATATGTTACCTAAAACTTACATTGAATTAAACGCAATACCATTAACTAAAAACGGCAAGAGTGATACTTTTGCTCTAGAGAAATTATTCGAAGAAGAAAAAGTAAAAAAACAAGAACAGAGCAAGAAAGAAAAACCAAAGAATGAAATACAAAAAAAGTTAGTGAAAATTTGGTCAGAATTGCTTGGAAACCAAAATATAAATTTAGAGGATAATTTTTTTGAATTAGGTGGAGATTCAATATTATCGCTTCGAGTGGTCTCAAAATCAAAAGAAGAAAAAATATTCTTTACGGTTCGAGATTTATTTGCTAACCAAACTATTTTAGAATTATCTAAAATAGTAATGACTGAAAATCCTTACGAAATTGCACAGAAGCAAGTTACAGGTAACGTTATGCTTACACCGATACAAAAGTGGTTTTTTGAAAATTCTGTATACAAAAATCACTTTAATATGGCTCACATATTAGAGGTGGAAAAAAATGTGACAAATGAAATGGTGGAAAATGCATTTCAATTTTTAGTAAATCATCATGACTCTCTGAGAACGGTATTTGAAAAAGAACAAAGCAATATTTCTTTAAAGCCTAACTTTAATTTTCATTATGAAAAATTAGACGAGATTTTGGAGTCGAACTATAAAGCATATATCACTAAAAAGGCTGATTCTATGCAAGCAGCAATGAATATTGGTAAAGGACCACTAATTCAAATTGGATATTTTGAAACCACTCAACAAACAAATAACTACTTATTCATAGCAATCCATCATTTAATTGTAGATGCTGTGTCTTGGAGAATTATTTTAGAGGACATAGAAAATTTATTGAAATTGCAAATTAATAGAAAGGATTTATATTTACCAGAAAAAACTACCTCATATAAGGAATGGTCCCAGTTTTTACATTCGCATTCTAAAGAATTTTATAATCAAGAAGTGGAATTTTGGAAGAAGCAAAATTCTAATCAAGATTTTCCTATTGACTTCCAAGTGGGAGAAAACACATTTGAATCAATTCAAAAAATAAATAAAAAAATAGATTTAAATGAGTTATTTGATTTAATTACAGAAACTAAAAAATTCTCTCTTCAAGAAATTCTTATTACAGCTTTAGTAAAAACTATAGGAGATTATACACGCTTTGATAATGTTTTATTGAACTTAGAAAGTCATGGCAGGGAAGAAGTTTTAACAAATATAGATTTGTCTAGAACGGTTGGCTGGTTTACGTCAATGTATCCGCTTAGCTTCGATAGCATAATAAATGTACTAATAGTGGATCTTTTAGTAAAAGTTAAAAGTGAATTAGAAATTGTTCCAAATAAAGGAATTGGATTTGGAATACTTAAATATTTAATGAAAAAAGAGGGACGAAAAAATCAACTTAATACATTGAAGAATCCACAAATTAGTTTTAATTATTTTGGAAACCAAGAGCAGTCTATGATCTCAAAAAGAATTATTAAAAAAAGCAATCTTTATTCAAATAATATTGTTAATCCTAACGAACTTAGAAGCCACTTTATAGATATCAGCTGTCAAGTGAATCAGAAAATATTAACCATTGAATGGGTCTATAGTAAAAATCTGCATGATTATAAAACAATTAAAAATCTTGCGGAACTTTTTGAAAATAATCTAGAAAGTTTAAAACAAAAACTAAAATAA